The genomic stretch CCCGGCCGTGCCCGTGCCCGCGGTGCGCGGGGTGGACGACGAGTTCGGCGGCCGGCGCCTCCACCGGGTCGGTGTCCTCCAGCTGGGCGTAGCCGACGAGTTCGTCGCCGACGGTCAGCAGCAGATGCGAGACGCCCTCGCGGGCACCCCCGCGCAGCTGCAGCCGGCCCTGCTCGGACACCGGCTGCTGCCCGTCGACCCCGACGGCCTCGGCGAGCAGGGCCAGCACGGCCTCGGCCCGGTCGGGTGTGAGCGCGGAGTGGGTCTCGATGGAGCGGGCGGGGAAGGCTCGTACGGTGTCGTCGCTGCTCATGCGTAGAGGGTACGGCAGGCCTCCCGTAAAACCTATGTGAATGGCGGTTCGGTTCCGCAATGTCCCTGTGAATTCCTCACAGGGCTCTTTAATTGAGGTCTCATCGCAATTCTCTTCTTTCGGCTCTCGGGCGCCGTAGTGTTTTCCGTGTCGAAAGCGAAAAGCGCGGACGGCACCGAAGAGAGAAGCGAACAGAGAGGGCATGACCATGAGCTTCCACAAGATCGTCCCGGTGAAGAAGGTCCGCAAGCCCGCCCCGGCCCCGAAGCACCGCAAGCACGAGCCGAAGAAGCACGAGCGCAAGCGCCCGGTGGGTCACAAGTAATTCCCGGAAATCACAGGCAATTCCCAGAAATCACAGGAATCAGGGAGGGGAATTCCATGTCTTTCCGCAAGCTCGCCCCCATCGGCAAGAAGCACTGCTGAGCAAGGCCGTCGTGAGGCGGGGTCACCGGTTACTGCGTGGTCGCACCGGTGGCCCCGCCTCCGCCGTGTCCGAGGTCGTGTCCACAGCTGTGGAAAGGAATTGCCGATGCTGAGGGAAGCCCGCGAGGCCTTCCGCCGGTTCTGGCCGCTGACCCGCGGGGACCGCAAGTGGCTCTGGGCGGTCATCGCCTGCGTGGCCGTGGCCGCGCTCGCCGAGACCGCCGCGATCCTGCTGTTCGCCCAGCTGACCGACCACGCCCTGAAGACCGGCCGGCTGTCCGCCTTCTGGGGGCCGGCCGGTGCCTGGCTCGGCGTGGCCGCGCTCGCCGCGTTCGTCGGCTGTCTCGGCAACTCCCTGGCCACCTGGACCGCGGAGAGATTCGTGCTGCGCCTGCGCGCGGCCGTCTTCCGCCATGTCCAGGACCTGCCCCCGCACTTCTTCCAGCGCCACCGCCAGGGCGACCTGGTCGAACGGCTCACCGGAGACGTCGAGTCCATCGAGCAGCTGGTGGTCTCGGGCGTCGTAGGAGCCGTATCGGCAGCCTTCTCCGCCGTCTTCTACGCCACCGCCGCCTTCTGGCTGCGCTGGGACCTGGCGCTGGCCACCTTCGTCCTCGCGCCGCTGTTCCTGCTCGCCGCGCGCCGCTTCTCCGGCCGTATCGAGCAGGCCTCGCGCGCCGAGCGGGTCGCCGACGGCGCGATCACCTCGGTGGTGGAGGAGTCGCTCGGCAACATCGTCCTCACCCAGGCCTACAACCGGCGCGCCGACGAGGAGCGGCGGCTGGAGCGCGAGGCGCGTGCCTGGATGCGGGCCAGTGTGCGCGGGGCGCGGCTGAGCGAGATGTACGCGCAGTTCGTCGAGGTCGTGGAGACGCTGTGCGTGCTCGCGGTGATCGGCCTGGGCGTGTGGGAGATCTCCGCCGGCCGGATGACCTTCGGCCGGCTCCTCGCGTTCGCCGCCTTCCTCGGCTACCTCTACCCGCCGATCCGCGCCCTCGGCCAGCTCGGCCTGACCGTCACCGCGGCCACCGCCGGCGCCCACCGCATCGGCGAGATCCTGGACGCCGAGCCCGCCGTCACCGACCCCGCCACCCCTGTCCCCGCGTGGCCCGTACACGGCCGGGTCGGCTTCCACCAGGTCTCCTTCCGCTACCCGGGCTCCGCGCGCGCCTCGCTCCGGGACGTCGAACTCACCGCCCAGCCGGGTGAGTTGGTGATCGTCACGGGCGCGAGCGGCGCAGGCAAGTCCACCCTCGCCAAGCTCCTCTCCCGCTTCTACGACCCCTCGGCCGGCGTGATCACCCTGGACGGCGTGCCGCTCAGGGACCTGCCCCTGCACTTCCTGCGCGAGCAGATCGCCCTGCTGCCGCAGCAGACCCTGATCCTCAACGGCACGATCCGCGAGAACATCGCCTGCGGCCGCCCCGGGGCGACGGACACGGAGATCGAGCAGGCGGCGCGGGACGCGGCGGCGCACGAGTTCATCAGCACGCTCCCCGAGGGCTACGACACCCCCATCGCCCCCGGCACCGCCGCCCTCTCCGGCGGCCAGCTCTGGGAGTCCCCCCAGGCCCTTAAGGCACTGGGGGAGCATCGCCATCGCCCGCGCGATGCTGCGCGCGGCCCCGGTCCTCGTCCTGGACGAGCCGACGGCGGGCCTGGACGCGATCGCCGCCCGCCAGGTGGTCCAGCCCCTGCGCCGCCTGATGTCCGGCCGTACGACCATCATGATCACCCACGATCTGTCCCTCGCCCCCGACGCCGACCGCGTCCTGGTCATCGACCACGGCCGCCTCGTGGAGACGGGCACGCACGAGGAACTCCTGGCGCGGGGCGGCGCGTACGCGCGACTGGCGCTGCCGTTGCCGCTGCCGGAGGCGGCGTCGGCAACGCCGCCGAAGGGCGAGGACACGCTGATCCTCAGGTGGTGAGGAGGCTCCGGCGGGCTACAGGGTTTTGGCGGGCTGCAGGGTTTTCAGCGTCTTCTGGGTCTTCAGGTGGTCTTCTTCCGGTCGAACCAGATCGTCGCCAGCGTCGGCACCAGCCCCACCCAGAAGACGATCCGCGGCACCGTCCGCTCGGTCCACGGCACCTGGCTGATGACCAGCGCACACAGCACGGCCCAGGCGGCCTGGCCGAGGACGATCCGGGGCCAGCGGCGGCGGTGGATCAGGGAACGGAGGTTGTAGCGGACGCCGGTCCGCAGCCGGCGGTAGCGCAGCAGCGCGCCGACGGCCCAGAGGGCGCCGACGGGCACGAAGTACCACAGCCGCTGGCCGAGGGAGACCGGCAGCTCACGCGGGACCTGCCCGTCCTTGGTCCACAGATCGAGCAGCACACCGGCGAGCCCCAGACTGAGCAGGGCGATCCAGCGCACCCCGCGCAGCAGCCGGTAGGAGGCGTGGTCCAGGCCCTGCTGCAGGGGTCTGGAGTGCGGGGTGGCGGCGAGGGCGTCGGCGTAGAGGGTGGCGGCCTCGGCGGCCTTGACGCCGGGTGCGGCGGCGGCCTTCGTGGTCCGCCGGGCCAGAGCCCCCGCGTGGTTCGGGTCGAGGCGGAGGATGACCTGGTCGAGCTGGTCGGCGACGGTACGGTTGCCCGCCCGGTCGGCGATCAGCCACGCCACCTCGTACGCGTACACCTCCTCGGGGCCGAGGCGGACGGCTTCCCGGGCCACCTCGCCGGCCTCCCGCAGGGCGGCGTCCATGGTGCCGTCCGGGACCCGACCGCCGCCCGCGCGCCCGGCACTGATGAACCTGATGCGCCACAGCCAGTCGGCGAGCAGTGCGTACCCGTACCAGTACTCGGGAGCGAGGCGGATCACCTCACGCAGGACGCCCTCGGCCTCCGGGAAGCGGAAACCGTCGACCCAGCGCAGGGCGTGTGCGCGCATGATGAGCGCGCCGATGTCCCCGGGGTCGAGCGCGAGCGCCCGCTCGGCCGTCTCCAGCGCCTTGGCCGGGTCCTTCTCGCCCACCAGATGACACCGGGCGTACTTCACCAGCGCGCGGATGTCGTCCGGGTCTTCGGCGAGCCGCTTCTCAAGCACCGTCCTGGCCTCGCCGACGCGCTCCAGCTCGATCAGCATCTCGGCCCGCTCCACGGCAGGGTGCACGGCGCCGCTCACAGCTTGCGCCGCCTCTTCAGATAGGCGACGAGGTCGTCGTACATGCCGCCCTCGTTGGCGAACATCGCCACGTTCCGGGCGGCGGCGAACCACGGCTCGGTGGACGGTACGACCTCCTTGGCGGCGGCCAGCAGGTCCTTCATCCCGATCATCCGTACGGTCCCGGTCCGGGCGGAGTCGAGCAGTGCCCGCTCGGCGGCGGCCTCGCACACATGGGCCAGATCGGCGCCGGAGAGCCCGTCGGTGGCCTTGGCGAGCTTGGTGAGGTCGATGTTCTCGATGGGCCGGTCCCGCAGGTGGTAGCGGAGGATCGCCTCACGGGCGGGTGCGTCCGGCGGCAGCACGAGCAGGGTCCGGTCCAGCCGCCCCGGTCGCCGCAGCGCGTTGTCGACGTCCCAGGGCACATTGGTGGCGGCGAGCACGAACACCCCGTCGTTGGCGCCCCCGTCGACCCCGTCCAGCTCGGTCAGCAGCTGATTGACGGTGTTGCGCATGCCGCCGTGCAGGGTGCGGCTGCGCTTGGCGCCGAGGGCGTCCAGCTCGTCGAGGAAGAGGACACAGGGCGCCTGCCGACGGGCGGTCTGGAAGACCTCGTGCATGTTGCGCTCGGAGTTGCCGGTCCACATGTCGAGCACGTCGCTGACCGACACGGACAGGAAGGACGCCCCGAGTTCCCCGGCGACGGCCCGCGCGATGAAGGTCTTCCCGCAGCCCGGAGGCCCGTACAGCAACAGCCCGCCCCGCAGGCTCTTCCCGTACAGCTTCTGCAGTTCGGGATTGCGCAGGGGCGCGAGGAAGGCGGCCTCCAGCCGGTCCTTCACCTCCTGCATCCCGCCGACGTCGGCGAGCCGCAGCCCCCCGGGCCGCTCCACGTCCCAGGCTTCGGCGTCCCCGGGGTCGCCTTCCCCGTCCGCCCGCATCGGCTCCTCCGCCTCGACGAACCGCGGCGGTACGACATCACCGACCTGCTCTTCGGCGGCCTTCCAGTCGAAACCGGGGCGCTGCCCTGCCGGGGCGGGCTGCGAGGCCGCGGGGACCTCCGGTGCGGCGGGGGCCGGCTGCTGGGGCAGGCCCATGGCGCGGGCCATGAGCTGCCGCGCCTGTGCGTCCCCCGGCGCGTGCTGCAACGCGACGGCAGCCTCGGCGACCGCGGCGTCGGGCTGCCCCTCGCCCAGGAGGAGTTCGGCCAGATGCAGTCGGAGCGGCACATCGGCGGGCGCGGCGGCAACGGCCGTACGCAGGCTCTGGATCAGAGGAGAGTCTTCCGGCATGGACTCCAGCCTACGGAGCCGCTATGCGGTCACTTCCGCTTGGGCCCGGTGACGGAAGCCAGGGTCAGAGCGCCACCAGATCGATGACGTTGATCACGACGTGCCGGTTCGATACGACGTACGTGATGAAGCCGCCGGTGAACGCGGCCGACCAGCTGTTGTCACGGTTGCTGATCGCAGGAGGGCCGAACGGGTTGAGACTGAGCTGCTTCTCCAAGGTCTCCAGTGATGCCCGTTGGGGCCCTGCCAGTGCGGCCTTGCGCTGAGCCGCTCGCTCCACGTACCTGATCGAGTACGCGCTCACCTGCACCTGCTCGTGTCGATGTGATGGTTGTCGGCGTCGTAGACGTTGCCGTCCGCGTCGTGGAAGACCATGCCCTCTGTTTCGCCTTCCGTCATGCGCTTGAGGGTCTGCTCCACCTCGTCGAGGTACCCGGGGGTGGCGCAGGCACAGGCGAAGGGGAACCACTTCTCGATAACCGCGTCGAGGGCAGGCTGGTCGAAATCCGCCGCGGCGCTCAGCCAGTCCTGCTCGAAGGCCCGCAGCCAGTCGGGGCGCCGCTGCAGAGCCGCACGGATCGCGTCCGGGGTTCTCTCGCAGGAGTTCGGATCCACCTCGTGGGTCATGATCGCGCTCGTTTCTCCGGCCGGGGCGGTTGGGGTGCCTGGGAGTCCACGGTAGACCTTGGGGGAGTGCGAGGGCGGGTGGAAGCGGCGCATCAACAGTCGTGGGGGTGGATGCGCGCGCCTCTGCTGTAGGCGATGCGAAGTACTTCCGTCAGCGATTCCGAGGCCCTGGTCAGCGCGAAGCGCACCGCGTCTTCCCCCGCGGCATGGTCCGCAAGCACGGCCTTGGCACCTGCGAGTACTTGTTCCCCCGAGTCGAGCTGGGTTGCCTCCACGTCGTCCGCGAGGAGGGAGAGCCTGCTGTGGTCGCTGCCGGTGCTGAGGTAGCAGGGTTTGCCCTCCGGGGTGCTCCACGGCAGGAGGCGGAG from Streptomyces roseochromogenus subsp. oscitans DS 12.976 encodes the following:
- a CDS encoding tetratricopeptide repeat protein, producing the protein MSGAVHPAVERAEMLIELERVGEARTVLEKRLAEDPDDIRALVKYARCHLVGEKDPAKALETAERALALDPGDIGALIMRAHALRWVDGFRFPEAEGVLREVIRLAPEYWYGYALLADWLWRIRFISAGRAGGGRVPDGTMDAALREAGEVAREAVRLGPEEVYAYEVAWLIADRAGNRTVADQLDQVILRLDPNHAGALARRTTKAAAAPGVKAAEAATLYADALAATPHSRPLQQGLDHASYRLLRGVRWIALLSLGLAGVLLDLWTKDGQVPRELPVSLGQRLWYFVPVGALWAVGALLRYRRLRTGVRYNLRSLIHRRRWPRIVLGQAAWAVLCALVISQVPWTERTVPRIVFWVGLVPTLATIWFDRKKTT
- a CDS encoding ATP-binding protein, encoding MPEDSPLIQSLRTAVAAAPADVPLRLHLAELLLGEGQPDAAVAEAAVALQHAPGDAQARQLMARAMGLPQQPAPAAPEVPAASQPAPAGQRPGFDWKAAEEQVGDVVPPRFVEAEEPMRADGEGDPGDAEAWDVERPGGLRLADVGGMQEVKDRLEAAFLAPLRNPELQKLYGKSLRGGLLLYGPPGCGKTFIARAVAGELGASFLSVSVSDVLDMWTGNSERNMHEVFQTARRQAPCVLFLDELDALGAKRSRTLHGGMRNTVNQLLTELDGVDGGANDGVFVLAATNVPWDVDNALRRPGRLDRTLLVLPPDAPAREAILRYHLRDRPIENIDLTKLAKATDGLSGADLAHVCEAAAERALLDSARTGTVRMIGMKDLLAAAKEVVPSTEPWFAAARNVAMFANEGGMYDDLVAYLKRRRKL
- a CDS encoding DUF6247 family protein, producing MTHEVDPNSCERTPDAIRAALQRRPDWLRAFEQDWLSAAADFDQPALDAVIEKWFPFACACATPGYLDEVEQTLKRMTEGETEGMVFHDADGNVYDADNHHIDTSRCR